The following proteins are co-located in the Desulfatibacillum aliphaticivorans DSM 15576 genome:
- a CDS encoding methyl-accepting chemotaxis protein, whose protein sequence is MGKQMTVGQRIILGFAIVILIAMGLGGMAVYNMKTVEADSTKLAYEYVPEVRVTTDLRGAVNQLMFQMRGYGMSEETHYLQAALKESEAVKRHLDEASDLAENSKHLKALKLQVADARKAAEVYAGLIEQTKATIEEMDAQRSKLDENAAVYMQNCNSFLEDQKAAFQRDLEDRQNKIKIVTDIVNLGTQVRVANFKAQANADPNMMEKAISQLGDLKTYTNKLRAVTRNQMNIKQIDETEAAAVAYGSAMTGFLAEFKKGDFADQSILLRHRGAMDDEAARYVSNCESFLESQQKQLNAEMQERNQKIFLVNDIIDLGNDARVKAFKSQATRDPELIKSALENFPEIDAKYAQLRKITRSQANIDQINNTEEAGKDYAAGLNDFLISWHKLQEIASERLEAANILIKSCEDSADAGLKSTDEIAVQAASALSTASLVMIVGLAIGLCVAIFAALFITRGLIQVLGKISADLDEGAEQVASASGQVSSSSQSLAEGASEQAASLEETSSSLEEMSSMTKQNAENADQADKLMRDANQVVAVANQSMEDLTVSMGEISKASEETSKIIKTIDEIAFQTNLLALNAAVEAARAGEAGAGFAVVADEVRNLAMRAAEAAKNTADLIETTVKRVGDGGEIVTRTNEAFSQVAESSRKVGELVGEISAASNEQAQGIEQVNKAVSEMDKVTQQNAANAEESASASEELNAQAEVMKSSVEELLALVGGAGSKGGRLERKSGVRPLAIASGRAGAKPASRTAAKPKKLEQSQEVSPAQVIPFEDDDDFKDF, encoded by the coding sequence ATGGGAAAGCAAATGACCGTTGGACAGCGAATCATATTGGGATTCGCGATAGTAATTCTGATCGCCATGGGATTGGGCGGCATGGCCGTATACAACATGAAAACAGTGGAGGCCGATTCAACAAAACTTGCCTATGAATATGTGCCGGAAGTTCGTGTGACCACTGATTTACGAGGTGCGGTCAACCAGCTCATGTTTCAGATGCGCGGGTACGGCATGTCCGAGGAAACGCACTATTTACAGGCTGCACTCAAAGAATCTGAAGCGGTCAAACGTCATTTGGACGAAGCTTCGGATTTGGCGGAAAATTCCAAGCATTTGAAGGCGTTGAAACTTCAGGTCGCCGATGCCCGTAAAGCTGCTGAGGTTTACGCAGGCCTGATTGAGCAAACGAAAGCAACCATTGAAGAAATGGACGCCCAAAGGTCCAAACTGGATGAAAACGCCGCCGTTTACATGCAAAATTGCAACTCATTCCTGGAAGACCAGAAAGCCGCCTTTCAAAGGGATTTGGAAGACAGGCAGAATAAAATCAAAATTGTGACCGATATAGTGAATTTGGGCACTCAGGTTAGAGTGGCCAATTTTAAAGCTCAGGCTAACGCGGACCCGAACATGATGGAGAAGGCCATTTCCCAGCTTGGTGACTTAAAAACATACACCAACAAACTTAGGGCTGTTACCCGCAACCAAATGAACATCAAGCAGATTGATGAAACCGAAGCGGCGGCCGTTGCGTACGGATCTGCAATGACCGGATTTTTGGCGGAGTTCAAGAAGGGGGATTTTGCGGACCAAAGCATCCTTTTAAGGCATCGAGGCGCCATGGATGACGAAGCCGCCAGGTACGTTTCCAATTGCGAGTCCTTTTTGGAGTCCCAGCAAAAACAGCTTAATGCTGAAATGCAGGAGCGCAACCAGAAGATTTTTCTGGTGAACGACATCATTGATTTGGGGAACGACGCCCGGGTGAAAGCCTTTAAGTCCCAAGCCACACGCGACCCTGAGCTCATCAAAAGCGCGCTGGAAAACTTTCCTGAAATTGATGCTAAATACGCTCAGCTGCGAAAGATCACGCGCAGCCAAGCCAATATTGATCAGATTAACAATACTGAGGAGGCGGGCAAAGATTACGCCGCGGGATTGAACGATTTTCTGATCAGTTGGCATAAGCTCCAGGAAATAGCCTCCGAACGTTTGGAGGCGGCAAATATACTGATCAAGTCTTGTGAGGACTCGGCTGATGCTGGGTTGAAGAGCACGGATGAAATCGCGGTACAGGCCGCTTCGGCACTGTCCACTGCTTCTTTGGTCATGATCGTGGGCCTTGCCATCGGCTTGTGCGTCGCCATATTCGCGGCGCTATTCATCACCCGCGGCTTGATTCAGGTTTTGGGGAAAATCAGCGCCGATCTGGATGAAGGCGCCGAGCAAGTGGCCTCCGCCTCCGGCCAGGTGTCCTCCTCCAGCCAGTCCCTGGCCGAAGGGGCTTCGGAGCAGGCGGCCTCCCTGGAGGAAACTTCCTCCTCCCTGGAGGAAATGTCCTCCATGACCAAGCAGAACGCCGAGAATGCGGATCAGGCCGATAAGCTCATGAGGGACGCCAATCAGGTGGTGGCTGTGGCCAATCAGTCCATGGAGGATTTGACCGTTTCCATGGGGGAAATTTCCAAGGCCAGCGAAGAAACCTCCAAAATTATCAAAACCATCGATGAAATCGCCTTCCAGACCAATTTGCTGGCCCTGAACGCAGCCGTGGAAGCGGCTCGGGCAGGGGAGGCCGGCGCCGGGTTCGCCGTTGTGGCTGACGAAGTGCGCAACCTGGCCATGCGCGCGGCGGAAGCCGCCAAAAACACCGCCGACCTGATCGAAACCACCGTGAAAAGGGTGGGAGACGGCGGAGAAATTGTCACCAGAACAAACGAAGCCTTCAGCCAGGTTGCCGAAAGCTCCAGAAAGGTCGGGGAACTGGTGGGCGAGATCTCAGCAGCCTCCAACGAACAGGCTCAAGGCATCGAGCAAGTCAACAAGGCCGTCTCCGAAATGGACAAGGTCACCCAGCAGAACGCCGCCAACGCCGAGGAATCGGCCTCTGCCTCCGAAGAACTGAACGCCCAGGCCGAGGTAATGAAAAGCTCCGTGGAGGAGTTGCTCGCCTTGGTGGGCGGCGCCGGGAGCAAAGGCGGTAGATTGGAAAGGAAGAGCGGCGTGAGGCCTCTCGCCATTGCCTCCGGGCGCGCAGGAGCCAAACCGGCATCAAGGACGGCCGCGAAACCGAAAAAACTGGAACAATCCCAGGAGGTCAGCCCCGCTCAGGTAATCCCCTTTGAAGACGATGATGATTTCAAGGACTTTTAG
- a CDS encoding 4-hydroxyphenylacetate 3-hydroxylase N-terminal domain-containing protein, with translation MAIKTGEEYLDFLRETKPNVYMLGEKVENIWDDPRFESTMKIVSQNHDFAFEAANKDVAAVQSPLVNEPIRRLSTHLQTTMEDSLLKLDLTRDIANRRFCAWCGSNIQTLLWAVTWETDQKHGTKYHENMKRFAELMQKNDWDSSLGKMDAKGDRSVRPSKQQNYPGVRVVKRDAKGITVSGCKVHTSYGPCTPIISVLPCRAMTEEDKDFAVAFWARTDTPGITLIAKPSPNVEHIDMPMQCPMSSAFGIVEGATFFEDVFIPWDQVLLCGEWDMAALFPYYFGTIQRQSKCSCLAGHSDLVAGIAALVADVNGVLNKSHIQDKLTHCMQMAEIAQGCAFGAAAAGKMHPSGVFMPDPLKANAGLNYIKELTGEHIQMLHDIGGGIIVTMPTARDYQNPKLKKLLDVTLAGNQKYTTEERMRALYLCRELSSTEFTGYYMGWGVNASGSPHTGHILVRSHYDLEYRIGIAKEWAGIGESSEWPGHNKGAKDWAGN, from the coding sequence ATGGCTATTAAAACCGGAGAAGAATACCTGGATTTTTTGCGGGAAACCAAACCCAATGTGTACATGCTGGGGGAAAAGGTGGAAAACATCTGGGACGATCCCCGTTTTGAATCCACCATGAAGATCGTTTCCCAAAATCATGACTTTGCCTTTGAGGCCGCCAACAAGGATGTGGCCGCCGTGCAGTCGCCCCTTGTTAATGAACCCATCCGCAGGCTGAGCACCCACCTTCAGACCACCATGGAAGACTCCCTGCTTAAGCTGGATTTAACCCGGGACATTGCCAATCGCCGGTTTTGCGCCTGGTGCGGCTCCAACATCCAAACGCTATTATGGGCCGTTACCTGGGAGACGGATCAGAAGCACGGAACCAAGTATCATGAGAACATGAAGCGTTTCGCGGAGCTCATGCAGAAAAACGACTGGGATTCGTCCTTGGGCAAGATGGACGCCAAAGGGGATCGTTCGGTCAGGCCTTCCAAACAACAGAATTATCCTGGCGTACGGGTCGTCAAAAGGGACGCCAAGGGCATTACGGTCAGCGGGTGCAAGGTGCACACATCCTACGGCCCGTGCACGCCCATTATCAGCGTTTTGCCTTGCAGGGCCATGACCGAGGAGGACAAGGACTTTGCCGTGGCCTTTTGGGCGCGGACCGATACCCCGGGCATCACCTTGATCGCCAAACCCTCTCCCAACGTGGAGCATATCGACATGCCCATGCAATGCCCCATGAGCTCCGCTTTTGGAATTGTGGAAGGCGCGACTTTCTTCGAAGACGTTTTCATCCCCTGGGATCAGGTCCTCCTGTGCGGAGAATGGGACATGGCGGCTTTGTTTCCCTACTATTTCGGAACGATTCAGCGTCAGTCCAAATGCAGTTGCCTGGCAGGGCACTCGGACCTGGTGGCCGGCATCGCCGCCCTGGTCGCCGATGTAAACGGAGTCTTGAACAAGTCCCATATCCAGGACAAGCTGACGCACTGCATGCAAATGGCGGAAATCGCCCAAGGGTGCGCTTTTGGAGCTGCGGCGGCGGGCAAGATGCACCCCAGCGGCGTGTTCATGCCCGATCCCCTCAAGGCCAATGCAGGGCTTAATTACATCAAGGAGCTGACCGGAGAGCATATCCAAATGCTCCATGATATTGGGGGCGGCATTATTGTCACCATGCCCACGGCCAGGGATTACCAGAACCCCAAGCTCAAAAAGCTCCTGGACGTCACCCTGGCGGGAAACCAAAAATACACCACCGAAGAACGCATGCGCGCCCTGTATTTGTGCAGGGAGCTTTCCTCCACCGAGTTTACGGGCTATTATATGGGGTGGGGCGTGAACGCTTCAGGCTCGCCCCATACCGGGCATATTCTGGTGCGGTCCCATTATGATTTGGAATACCGAATCGGCATTGCCAAGGAATGGGCCGGCATCGGCGAATCATCCGAATGGCCCGGCCACAACAAGGGCGCCAAGGATTGGGCCGGCAATTAA
- a CDS encoding LuxR C-terminal-related transcriptional regulator: MDVLRSEIAAELLDALDEASQSVFYVIQDGKFVYGNKNGCRITGLDHQRDVYGKPALKFVHPDDKKLITEMTRKVMNGDSIHPFEWRLHTVDGNIVWVMGFLVRINFRGRPAVLGSYIDISRTKETWSELQETSKKLEEATLNLQLVREEERAQIGWEIQENLGSTLESLRTEIEELFEGGDSDKAPILHKIDLAQDALSRIWAHMNWREKETPDLNSAVRRHAREIEEQTGIQVELSLTRKKISLAAKDAAAIAQLCGGVLKTLADIGDWQAMEVHLEYNNQRIELEYICHPSDKGSPSIPGIDEARFHPISKRLQEWGGGLAIDKLERKLVLKASFAPPFVSGERQTRILLGSGQPILREGIVRILSGMEDAAVVEEASTFLELMDRLKDVDFDLLLLDTSILGAQAVHNLMKIKETSRYTPVLTLTPDSDDDDFSVRMLRHGAAGCLSHSSSVNELIAAVHKVAAGRKHVSNRIAEKLAFEVDIYAPKPFLYKLSDRERQVMFMIAEGKTMKEIASELRLSYKTIATYRTRVFEKMHMRTDAQIVRYVVSKGLL; this comes from the coding sequence ATGGATGTATTGCGCAGCGAAATCGCGGCGGAGCTTTTGGATGCGCTGGACGAGGCTTCTCAAAGCGTCTTTTACGTCATCCAGGACGGAAAATTCGTGTACGGCAATAAAAACGGATGCCGGATCACGGGACTGGACCATCAGCGGGACGTGTATGGAAAGCCCGCCTTAAAGTTCGTGCATCCGGACGACAAAAAGCTCATCACGGAAATGACCCGCAAGGTGATGAACGGCGACAGCATCCACCCCTTTGAATGGCGTTTACACACAGTTGACGGAAACATCGTGTGGGTCATGGGCTTTTTGGTCAGGATCAATTTTCGCGGCCGTCCTGCGGTTCTGGGGAGCTACATTGACATAAGCCGGACAAAGGAAACGTGGTCGGAGCTTCAGGAAACCAGCAAAAAGCTGGAGGAGGCCACTCTGAACCTGCAACTGGTGCGGGAGGAGGAGCGGGCGCAGATTGGCTGGGAAATCCAGGAGAACCTTGGATCCACCCTGGAGAGCCTGCGCACGGAAATCGAAGAGTTGTTTGAGGGTGGAGATTCGGACAAAGCCCCTATCCTGCACAAGATTGACTTGGCGCAAGACGCTTTGTCCAGGATTTGGGCTCACATGAACTGGCGGGAAAAGGAGACCCCGGACTTAAACAGCGCGGTCAGGAGGCATGCCAGGGAGATTGAAGAGCAAACCGGCATACAGGTGGAGCTCAGCCTTACGCGAAAGAAAATCAGCCTTGCTGCAAAGGACGCCGCCGCCATAGCCCAGTTATGCGGGGGAGTGCTGAAGACGCTTGCTGATATCGGCGATTGGCAAGCCATGGAGGTCCATCTCGAATACAATAATCAACGCATTGAATTAGAGTATATCTGCCATCCCTCCGATAAAGGAAGCCCGTCAATCCCGGGCATTGATGAAGCCCGTTTTCATCCCATATCAAAACGGCTGCAAGAGTGGGGCGGCGGCCTGGCTATTGACAAGTTAGAACGCAAGCTCGTGCTGAAGGCGTCTTTTGCCCCGCCCTTTGTCTCCGGGGAGCGTCAAACCCGCATTTTGTTGGGCAGCGGACAACCGATTTTGCGGGAGGGAATCGTCCGGATTTTATCCGGAATGGAAGATGCGGCCGTCGTGGAAGAAGCCTCCACCTTCCTGGAACTCATGGACAGACTGAAAGATGTGGATTTTGATTTGCTGCTTTTGGATACCAGCATTTTGGGCGCCCAGGCGGTCCATAATCTCATGAAAATCAAGGAGACCTCTCGGTACACTCCCGTCCTGACGCTAACGCCGGACAGCGATGACGATGATTTCAGCGTTCGGATGCTTCGCCATGGCGCAGCAGGCTGCCTGTCGCATTCCAGCAGCGTCAACGAATTGATAGCGGCCGTGCACAAGGTCGCCGCCGGCAGGAAGCATGTGAGCAATCGCATCGCCGAAAAACTGGCCTTTGAGGTGGATATCTACGCGCCCAAGCCTTTTCTATACAAACTCTCCGACAGGGAGCGCCAGGTCATGTTTATGATCGCCGAAGGCAAGACCATGAAGGAAATCGCCTCGGAGTTGCGCCTCAGCTACAAGACCATCGCCACGTACAGAACCAGGGTGTTTGAAAAAATGCATATGCGGACCGACGCGCAAATTGTCCGCTATGTGGTTTCGAAAGGGCTGTTATAA
- a CDS encoding glycosyltransferase family 4 protein, with translation MKIFFYPPFKPLDHPNPSGDLVTARGLVEYLQSRGHEVTAASRLRTRWIYWEPGMFPQIRAEKKRVLDLAASAKPDLWLTYHSYYKAPDLLGPGVCKALNLPYAIFQGVYSTKHKRRIKTMPGFYLNRHALKAADHIFSNRKEDMKNLRRLIAPSRLSYIRPGIKPHSFTFDEKARVELRKQWGAEDKPVILSAAMFRADVKTQGLLWVIRACGVLKSQGLRFKLAIAGDGKERRRIEQAAKECLGEDFILLGKIPRDRMNRVYSAGDVFAFPGFNETLGMVYLEAQSCGLPIVACNNGGIPEVMIHGRTGFLTPLGDLEAYVNALKDLLLNSGKRAEMGARAASYVRSRHDLDCNYSNMEDILNRCIREHYERQG, from the coding sequence ATGAAGATATTCTTTTATCCTCCATTCAAGCCGCTGGATCACCCCAATCCCTCCGGGGATCTTGTGACCGCCCGCGGGCTGGTGGAATACCTGCAAAGCCGCGGCCATGAGGTTACGGCCGCCAGCAGGCTGCGCACCCGCTGGATTTATTGGGAGCCCGGAATGTTTCCCCAAATCCGGGCGGAAAAAAAGCGCGTGCTGGATCTTGCGGCATCCGCCAAACCCGACCTATGGCTGACCTATCATTCCTATTACAAAGCCCCGGACTTGCTGGGTCCTGGCGTCTGCAAGGCGCTCAACCTGCCTTACGCGATTTTTCAGGGCGTCTATTCCACCAAGCACAAACGCCGCATAAAAACCATGCCCGGGTTTTACTTGAACCGGCATGCCTTGAAGGCCGCAGACCATATATTCTCCAATCGCAAGGAAGACATGAAAAATCTGAGGCGGTTGATCGCTCCTTCCAGGCTAAGCTACATCCGCCCGGGCATTAAGCCCCACTCCTTCACCTTTGACGAAAAGGCAAGAGTTGAACTAAGAAAACAGTGGGGCGCGGAAGACAAGCCTGTGATTCTCTCCGCCGCCATGTTCCGGGCTGACGTCAAAACCCAGGGCCTGCTGTGGGTCATCAGGGCCTGCGGCGTTTTGAAAAGCCAGGGCCTTCGGTTTAAGCTGGCCATAGCCGGCGACGGCAAGGAGCGCCGCCGCATCGAACAGGCGGCCAAAGAGTGTTTGGGCGAAGATTTTATTCTCTTGGGAAAAATTCCGCGGGACCGGATGAACAGGGTGTACAGCGCCGGGGACGTGTTCGCCTTTCCCGGTTTTAACGAAACATTAGGCATGGTCTATCTGGAAGCACAGTCCTGCGGCTTGCCCATAGTCGCCTGCAATAACGGCGGCATCCCCGAGGTCATGATTCACGGCCGGACCGGTTTTCTCACCCCTCTGGGCGATCTGGAGGCCTATGTGAACGCCTTGAAGGATTTGCTTTTGAATTCCGGCAAAAGGGCGGAAATGGGCGCCCGGGCGGCTTCGTATGTGAGATCCCGGCATGACTTGGATTGCAATTATTCCAATATGGAAGACATATTAAACCGGT
- a CDS encoding glycosyltransferase family 4 protein has protein sequence MSDQAKPVLGIILKGYPRISETFISNEILLLEKMGFKIHLISMRHPRESFCHDSVKQIKAPVDYLPQTLWKPMGTFLRHNIPLLIKKPDVYLKALGLAFKRFLRTRKSATFKHLLQAGYVVHKILPQSGVAHLHSHFAHSPTSVAMFTSMLSGLPFSFTAHAKDIYTSDERQLAEKIKLAQYVVTCTEYNRQHLKKIALDGSTPIYRIYHGIDVELFAGSENGAMPKPPYKLFTVARMTAKKGLPTIYKALKILEERGVEFEHTLIGDGDDKEDILALIKELGLESKTKILGTQPHGVVLDQFRKSDLFVLGCEVAKNGDRDGIPNVFLESMAMGVPVVGTNVSAIPEVLRHEKTGLVVNPKSPEAMADAIMELLTQEKLRKEVAESARALVNSEFANKKLIGDLAELHRAAGV, from the coding sequence ATGAGTGATCAGGCAAAACCCGTGTTGGGTATTATTCTAAAAGGCTATCCTAGAATTTCCGAAACATTTATTTCCAACGAAATTCTCTTGCTCGAAAAAATGGGCTTTAAAATCCATCTGATTTCCATGCGGCATCCCAGAGAGTCTTTTTGCCACGACAGCGTCAAACAGATTAAAGCGCCCGTGGACTATCTTCCCCAGACCCTTTGGAAGCCCATGGGGACTTTTTTAAGGCATAACATCCCTTTGCTGATAAAAAAGCCGGACGTCTACCTCAAGGCTCTGGGGCTGGCCTTTAAGCGGTTTTTGCGCACCAGAAAGTCGGCCACCTTCAAGCACCTGCTCCAGGCTGGATACGTTGTGCATAAAATACTGCCTCAAAGCGGGGTTGCGCATTTGCACTCCCATTTCGCCCATTCGCCCACGTCAGTGGCCATGTTCACCAGCATGCTTTCCGGTCTGCCTTTTTCGTTCACCGCCCATGCCAAGGACATCTACACCTCGGACGAAAGGCAGCTTGCTGAAAAGATCAAGCTGGCCCAATACGTGGTGACGTGCACGGAATACAACCGTCAGCACTTAAAGAAAATCGCCCTGGACGGGTCGACGCCCATATACAGGATTTATCACGGGATCGATGTGGAGTTGTTTGCCGGGTCCGAAAACGGCGCCATGCCCAAACCGCCCTATAAATTGTTCACCGTTGCCAGGATGACCGCCAAAAAAGGCCTGCCCACCATTTACAAGGCTCTGAAAATCCTGGAAGAACGGGGTGTGGAGTTTGAGCATACCCTTATCGGCGACGGAGATGACAAGGAAGACATCCTGGCGCTCATCAAGGAACTCGGCCTGGAATCCAAAACAAAAATCCTGGGAACCCAGCCCCACGGCGTTGTGCTTGATCAGTTCCGTAAGTCCGATCTGTTCGTCCTTGGCTGCGAAGTGGCCAAAAACGGAGATAGGGACGGAATTCCCAATGTATTCCTGGAATCCATGGCCATGGGCGTGCCTGTTGTGGGAACCAACGTGTCAGCCATTCCGGAGGTGCTGCGCCATGAAAAAACCGGTTTGGTAGTCAATCCCAAATCGCCCGAAGCCATGGCTGACGCCATCATGGAGCTTCTCACGCAAGAAAAGCTCAGGAAGGAAGTCGCCGAGAGCGCCCGGGCGCTTGTGAATTCCGAATTCGCCAACAAAAAGCTCATAGGGGATCTGGCCGAACTTCATCGGGCCGCCGGAGTTTAA
- a CDS encoding glycosyltransferase family protein produces the protein MKRKSTYNILMYSHDTYGLGHIRRTMAIASHLRGRNTNILILTGSPIVGRYALPDKIDFVRIPGMIKKANEEYLPLSIKIHPNQALDIRKSIIKATAKTFQPHLFIVDKEPLGLKKEILPTLQWLRRSLPGTRTVLGLRDIMDESSATCKDWRDKGIYDLLEDTYSEIWVYGIKEFYDPITEYRIPSAISDKMLFTGYIPRNVPAPAAVKAMRKRFGCSNGEKLVVATTGGGGDGYSLLNCFLSMLERQKGKTSFKSLLVTGPFMAEKERDNVVSRAKKLGVQAIQFHRSMEEVLAAADLVVSMGGYNTVCESLTLGRMSLIIPRETPRKEQLIRAQVLKERRLVDYIPEDSLCPEAMDSKIKELLGNSKTYLKAISEFQLTGLDVISQRLKQFQRQPAGCSCKKAAASTSYGGLSEPSNPLPAHAQMARYHGPE, from the coding sequence ATGAAACGCAAATCGACATACAATATTTTGATGTACTCCCACGACACTTACGGCCTTGGGCACATCCGCCGCACCATGGCCATTGCATCGCATTTACGTGGGCGTAACACCAATATACTCATACTGACGGGCTCCCCCATTGTGGGGCGGTACGCCTTGCCGGACAAGATCGACTTTGTCCGGATTCCGGGCATGATCAAAAAGGCCAACGAAGAATATCTGCCCCTTTCCATCAAGATTCATCCCAACCAGGCGCTGGACATACGCAAGAGCATCATCAAAGCCACGGCGAAAACCTTTCAGCCCCATTTGTTCATTGTGGACAAAGAGCCCCTGGGCCTTAAAAAAGAGATCCTGCCCACCCTCCAGTGGCTGCGCAGGTCTTTGCCCGGAACCAGGACCGTCCTGGGACTGCGCGACATCATGGACGAATCGTCGGCCACCTGCAAAGACTGGCGGGATAAAGGCATTTACGACCTGCTGGAAGACACCTACAGCGAGATCTGGGTTTATGGAATTAAGGAGTTCTACGATCCCATAACCGAATACCGCATCCCTTCGGCAATCAGCGACAAGATGCTTTTTACCGGCTATATCCCCCGAAATGTGCCCGCGCCAGCCGCCGTAAAAGCCATGCGTAAAAGGTTTGGGTGCTCCAACGGCGAAAAGCTGGTAGTGGCCACCACCGGCGGGGGAGGGGACGGCTACTCTCTGCTGAACTGCTTTTTATCCATGCTGGAACGCCAAAAGGGAAAAACCTCCTTTAAAAGCCTGTTGGTCACAGGACCTTTTATGGCGGAAAAAGAGCGGGATAACGTGGTTTCCCGGGCCAAAAAGCTGGGCGTGCAGGCCATCCAGTTTCACCGGAGCATGGAGGAAGTTCTGGCCGCTGCAGACCTGGTGGTCAGCATGGGAGGGTATAACACGGTTTGCGAAAGCCTTACTTTGGGAAGAATGTCCCTGATCATCCCCAGGGAGACGCCGCGCAAGGAGCAGTTGATTCGCGCCCAGGTTCTCAAGGAAAGGCGTTTGGTTGACTATATCCCCGAAGATTCCCTTTGCCCGGAGGCCATGGACTCCAAAATCAAGGAGCTTCTGGGCAATTCCAAAACTTACTTAAAGGCCATTTCGGAATTTCAACTCACAGGCCTGGATGTCATCAGCCAGCGCCTTAAACAATTCCAACGCCAACCCGCCGGATGTTCCTGTAAAAAAGCCGCCGCATCCACTTCGTACGGCGGACTTTCAGAGCCCTCCAACCCCCTGCCAGCCCACGCCCAAATGGCCCGATATCATGGGCCGGAGTGA